Proteins encoded together in one Argiope bruennichi chromosome 1, qqArgBrue1.1, whole genome shotgun sequence window:
- the LOC129975682 gene encoding uncharacterized protein LOC129975682: MWPKGHSPFTRHKVYYPRNNTLYLDKFFTIKRISDKQETSSSVSAFLVQKAIAITVGDVPSVRKMRSDDLLVEISIKKQAQQSMKLKALAYIPVSVNPPTSLNFSKGVITCGELFNVSIEEISSEMKPQGMTHVRQTTIRRNGQLLPTKHYILTFHSPKLPESIYAGYIKLPVRQYIPNPLRCIQGQRFGHSKVNCRGLSFAPVVPKRA; encoded by the coding sequence ATGTGGCCTAAAGGCCATTCTCCCTTCACTAGGCATAAAGTTTACTATCCTCGAAACAATACTCTATATTTGGACAAGTTTTTTACTATCAAACGCATATCAGATAAACAAGAAACCTCTTCTTCTGTGTCAGCATTCCTTGTACAAAAAGCAATAGCAATTACAGTCGGTGATGTCCCATCAGTTCGGAAAATGCGATCTGATGATTTATTAGTGGAAATCAGTATCAAAAAACAAGCACAACAAAGTATGAAACTAAAAGCTCTCGCATATATTCCTGTTTCTGTGAATCCGCCTACATCTCTAAATTTCTCCAAAGGTGTTATTACCTGCGGAGAATTATTTAATGTCTCTATAGAAGAAATATCCTCTGAAATGAAGCCACAAGGCATGACGCATGTTCGCCAGACAACAATTCGGCGGAATGGTCAATTGCTTCCAACCAAGCATTATATACTTACTTTTCATAGTCCTAAATTACCCGAATCTATATATGCAGGCTATATCAAATTACCTGTTCGCCAGTACATACCAAATCCATTGAGATGCATCCAGGgccagcgctttggccattcAAAAGTTAATTGCCGAGGACTCTCATTTGCGCCCGTTGTGCCGAAAAGGGCATGA